The Mixta hanseatica genome includes a region encoding these proteins:
- a CDS encoding sugar ABC transporter ATP-binding protein, whose product MTAYALEAEGISKFFPGVKALNNVSLRVRPGTVHALMGENGAGKSTLMKCLIGIYRPDHGVIRIKGETVQFQDTLDALRAGISMIHQELNLVPWMTVAENIWLGREPVKFGLVDHRQLNQQTQALLSKLNIRLPADRMVGELSIASQQMVEIAKAVSWNADVVIMDEPTSALTEGEVGHLFTIIRDLRAQGKAIVYISHKMDEIFTITDEVSVFRDGSWVGSDRTDSYTRQSLITQMVGRELTQLFPKFNNAIGEEVLTVRHLSRQDAFEDVSFSVRRGEILGVAGLVGAGRSEVMETLFGMAQADSGEVLIDGVPVTIDSPATAIEKGMAFLTEDRKKSGLFLVLSVLENMSIVNMPEYSSKGGFVSHVQMAQDCMEQIRRLNIKTPTMDQIINNLSGGNQQKVLIARWLLAQPKILILDEPTRGIDVGAKAEIYRLISELANRGVAVIMVSSELPEILGMSDRVMVMHEGRITGILNKEEADQETIMSLASE is encoded by the coding sequence ATGACTGCTTATGCGCTGGAAGCTGAAGGCATCAGTAAATTTTTTCCTGGCGTGAAGGCGCTGAATAACGTCTCTTTGCGCGTCAGACCGGGTACGGTACATGCGCTGATGGGTGAAAACGGCGCGGGAAAATCCACTTTGATGAAGTGCCTGATTGGGATTTACCGTCCCGATCACGGTGTAATCCGTATTAAAGGTGAGACGGTACAGTTTCAGGACACGCTGGATGCGCTGCGCGCCGGTATTTCGATGATTCATCAGGAGCTTAATTTGGTGCCGTGGATGACGGTAGCGGAAAACATCTGGCTGGGTCGCGAGCCAGTAAAGTTTGGCCTGGTCGATCACCGTCAGCTAAATCAGCAAACTCAGGCGCTACTAAGCAAGCTTAATATCCGCCTGCCGGCGGATCGCATGGTCGGCGAGCTCAGCATCGCCAGCCAACAAATGGTGGAGATCGCCAAGGCGGTTTCATGGAACGCCGATGTAGTGATTATGGATGAGCCGACCTCGGCGTTGACCGAAGGCGAAGTGGGGCATCTGTTTACTATCATTCGCGATTTGCGCGCGCAGGGAAAAGCGATTGTTTATATCAGTCATAAAATGGATGAAATCTTTACCATTACCGATGAGGTCAGCGTATTTCGCGACGGCAGCTGGGTAGGCAGCGATCGTACCGACAGCTATACCCGCCAGTCGTTGATTACTCAAATGGTAGGCCGCGAGCTGACGCAGCTGTTTCCCAAGTTCAACAACGCCATCGGCGAAGAGGTGCTCACGGTGCGCCATCTGTCGCGGCAGGATGCCTTTGAGGATGTCAGCTTTAGCGTGCGCCGCGGTGAAATCCTTGGCGTTGCCGGGCTGGTGGGCGCCGGGCGCAGCGAAGTGATGGAAACCCTGTTTGGCATGGCGCAGGCCGATAGTGGTGAAGTGCTGATTGATGGCGTGCCGGTCACCATCGATTCACCCGCAACGGCAATCGAGAAGGGCATGGCGTTTCTCACCGAGGATCGTAAAAAGTCCGGGCTGTTTCTGGTGTTGTCGGTGCTGGAAAATATGAGCATCGTCAATATGCCAGAGTACAGCAGCAAAGGCGGCTTCGTCAGTCATGTCCAGATGGCGCAGGACTGTATGGAGCAGATCCGGCGGCTGAATATAAAAACGCCCACCATGGATCAAATCATCAATAACCTCAGCGGCGGCAATCAGCAAAAAGTGTTAATTGCCCGTTGGCTGCTGGCGCAACCGAAAATCCTGATCCTGGATGAGCCGACGCGCGGCATTGATGTCGGCGCGAAAGCGGAGATTTATCGGCTGATCAGCGAGCTGGCTAACCGTGGTGTGGCGGTGATTATGGTGTCGTCAGAACTGCCGGAGATTCTGGGTATGAGCGATCGGGTGATGGTGATGCATGAAGGACGGATAACCGGCATTCTCAATAAAGAAGAAGCCGATCAGGAAACTATTATGTCGCTGGCGTCCGAGTGA
- a CDS encoding sugar ABC transporter substrate-binding protein, producing the protein MKMKKAIVACVIACLLPAAALAKDIQLGVSMALFDDNFLTIVRTAMQKEMDKTQVKGQMEDAKGDVAQQLQQVQNFIGQGVDAIIVNPVDTNAVKPIMDQASKAGIPLIFVNRRPQAELTDKMAYVGSDSELAGRLQMEALAKAMQQKGNVAILMGDLANEATRDRTKGVEAVVAKYPQIKIVQKQTAKFMRNEAVDVVSNWMTAGDQIDAIASNNDEMAIGALMALGKNNKVLIAGVDGTPDALQQIKSGRMIATVFQDAKGQGEGAVQTAIKLVKGEKVQKNVMIPYQLITKENYQQFVSRNQK; encoded by the coding sequence ATGAAGATGAAAAAAGCGATTGTCGCCTGCGTTATTGCCTGCCTGTTGCCCGCAGCTGCGCTGGCGAAAGATATCCAGCTGGGCGTGTCGATGGCGCTGTTTGATGACAACTTTCTCACCATCGTGCGTACCGCCATGCAAAAAGAGATGGATAAAACCCAGGTAAAAGGCCAGATGGAAGATGCCAAAGGCGACGTGGCGCAGCAGCTTCAACAGGTACAAAACTTTATCGGGCAAGGAGTGGACGCCATTATCGTCAACCCGGTTGATACCAACGCGGTGAAGCCGATTATGGACCAGGCCAGTAAAGCGGGCATTCCGCTGATCTTTGTTAACCGCCGACCGCAGGCCGAGCTGACAGACAAAATGGCCTATGTGGGATCGGATTCTGAGCTGGCGGGCCGCCTGCAAATGGAAGCGCTGGCGAAAGCGATGCAGCAAAAAGGCAACGTCGCCATTTTAATGGGGGACCTGGCGAACGAGGCGACGCGCGATCGCACCAAAGGCGTTGAGGCGGTGGTGGCGAAATATCCACAAATCAAAATTGTGCAGAAGCAGACCGCTAAATTTATGCGTAACGAAGCGGTGGATGTGGTGAGCAACTGGATGACCGCAGGCGATCAAATTGACGCCATCGCCTCCAATAACGACGAAATGGCTATCGGCGCATTAATGGCGTTGGGCAAGAATAACAAGGTACTGATCGCCGGGGTGGACGGCACGCCCGATGCGCTGCAGCAGATCAAAAGCGGCCGCATGATCGCCACGGTTTTTCAGGACGCCAAAGGCCAGGGCGAGGGCGCGGTTCAGACGGCGATCAAATTGGTGAAGGGCGAGAAAGTGCAGAAAAACGTAATGATCCCTTATCAGCTGATTACCAAAGAGAACTATCAGCAGTTTGTTAGCCGTAACCAAAAATAA
- a CDS encoding TetR family transcriptional regulator produces the protein MVEQVKRKNDPEGLKKRILEGALQAFAEYGMQGARLEQIAGYAQTTKRMVVYHFGNKENLYIAVLERVYQQIREHETALNLRALPPEEAITRLVEESFDYHANHADFMRLVCSENLLRGRYISQSPRIKALNRSALDLLDDILSRGQQAGLFHQDVNTIDVHRLISSICVHHVSNRYTFNTLFMSDNSEAESIKRNRQLAVTATLRYLRRCDTPA, from the coding sequence ATGGTTGAACAGGTAAAACGCAAGAACGACCCGGAAGGATTAAAAAAACGTATTCTTGAAGGCGCGCTACAAGCCTTTGCTGAATATGGCATGCAGGGCGCCCGGCTGGAGCAGATTGCGGGCTATGCGCAAACCACTAAACGTATGGTGGTTTACCACTTCGGCAATAAAGAAAATCTCTATATTGCCGTGCTGGAGCGGGTTTATCAGCAGATTCGCGAGCATGAAACTGCCCTCAATTTACGCGCACTGCCGCCGGAGGAAGCGATTACCCGGCTGGTAGAAGAGAGTTTTGATTATCATGCTAACCATGCCGATTTTATGCGCCTGGTGTGCAGTGAAAATCTATTGCGCGGCCGCTATATTAGTCAGTCACCGCGGATTAAAGCGCTTAACCGCAGTGCGCTGGATCTGCTGGATGATATTTTGTCACGCGGGCAACAGGCAGGTCTGTTTCATCAGGATGTGAATACAATTGATGTGCATCGCCTGATCAGCAGTATTTGCGTTCATCATGTTTCAAACCGCTATACCTTTAATACGCTGTTTATGTCTGATAACAGCGAGGCGGAAAGCATTAAGCGTAACCGCCAGCTGGCCGTCACCGCCACGCTGCGTTATTTGCGACGCTGTGATACCCCGGCTTAG
- a CDS encoding DNA/RNA non-specific endonuclease, which translates to MTQRENLVRQRLALTTAQRRQSVKAVAEGKTEQAEPDSRRAQRYAFQRMLERTAIIGPEADFLPTGFLLQGAERARAVALVREDGVPKGTGFLTGAGLFVTCFHVLPDRQRAAGYSVEFGYWQNEQDKIAATAVYSLDADSFWLTSPEDKLDCTLVALGEQRAGTADMALPGQIVLSDRPDKHQLGMAVNIIQHPAGAAQQVALRDNYLLARGEEGSAAANVLHYTADTDEGSSGAPVFNDSWQLVALHHGAAQDESGTLINEGIRISALVDWLKAEAVTLEPLARQRLIAALRGERALTLIEQARAAPDANYANRNGYQPDFLAGYAVPLAPILQPRAAEIAPLRSGATGTEAILDYQNFSLAVCAERRIAFLTATNIDGARYISINRDSGQPSLLAEGDSWYEDSRMDSRYYLVQSFYREFSRWFDRGHLTRRSDPTWGTPQEAIRANKDTFHFTNCSPQHFRFNQSLQYWQGVERYILEYGVLQTKKQITVLTGPVLNDQWRQYGEAKVPLMFWKVVLRIGSEGEPQATALLVSQANLLDEPRRAIAPAQQDSVPRVDEFRITVSGLESLTGLDFSAFRAWDSWQPSPGVRADPLPAALIMSWRDLL; encoded by the coding sequence ATGACGCAGAGAGAAAATCTGGTACGGCAGCGACTGGCATTGACCACGGCTCAGCGCAGGCAGAGCGTAAAGGCCGTTGCCGAAGGAAAAACAGAGCAGGCAGAGCCGGATAGCCGACGCGCGCAGCGTTATGCCTTTCAGCGCATGCTGGAGCGGACGGCGATTATTGGACCGGAAGCCGATTTCTTACCCACCGGCTTTTTACTGCAGGGCGCTGAACGGGCCAGAGCGGTGGCGCTGGTACGAGAGGATGGCGTACCTAAAGGCACCGGTTTTCTGACTGGCGCCGGGTTATTTGTTACCTGCTTTCACGTACTGCCGGATCGTCAACGCGCCGCTGGCTATAGCGTGGAGTTTGGCTATTGGCAAAATGAACAGGATAAGATCGCGGCGACCGCGGTTTACTCACTGGATGCCGACAGTTTTTGGCTGACCAGCCCGGAAGATAAGCTGGACTGTACGCTGGTTGCGCTGGGTGAACAGCGTGCGGGCACAGCCGATATGGCGCTGCCAGGCCAAATCGTACTCAGCGATCGACCCGATAAACATCAGCTGGGCATGGCGGTGAATATCATTCAGCATCCTGCCGGCGCTGCGCAGCAGGTCGCGCTGCGTGATAATTATTTACTGGCGCGCGGGGAAGAGGGCAGCGCCGCAGCGAATGTGCTGCATTACACGGCGGATACCGATGAAGGCTCCTCTGGCGCGCCGGTTTTTAACGATAGTTGGCAGCTGGTAGCGCTGCATCATGGCGCGGCGCAGGACGAAAGCGGAACCCTGATAAATGAAGGCATTCGCATCAGCGCGCTGGTGGACTGGTTAAAAGCGGAGGCGGTAACGCTTGAACCGCTGGCGCGTCAACGCCTGATTGCGGCACTACGCGGCGAACGCGCGCTGACGTTGATCGAACAGGCGCGCGCCGCGCCGGATGCTAACTATGCCAATCGCAATGGCTATCAGCCCGACTTTCTCGCCGGTTATGCGGTGCCGTTAGCGCCGATCCTGCAGCCCAGGGCGGCAGAGATCGCGCCTCTGCGCTCCGGTGCGACCGGCACTGAGGCGATTCTGGACTACCAGAATTTTTCGCTGGCGGTCTGCGCCGAGCGGCGCATCGCTTTTCTCACCGCCACCAATATTGATGGCGCGCGCTATATCAGTATCAATCGCGACAGTGGCCAGCCCTCGCTATTGGCCGAAGGAGACAGCTGGTATGAAGACAGCCGCATGGACAGCCGCTATTACCTGGTGCAGTCTTTTTATCGCGAATTCAGTCGCTGGTTCGATCGTGGGCACCTGACTCGTCGCAGCGATCCTACCTGGGGCACGCCGCAGGAAGCGATCCGCGCCAATAAGGATACCTTCCATTTTACTAACTGTTCGCCGCAGCATTTTCGCTTTAACCAGAGCCTACAGTACTGGCAGGGTGTAGAGCGTTACATCCTGGAATATGGCGTGTTGCAAACTAAAAAACAGATTACGGTGCTAACCGGGCCAGTGCTGAACGATCAATGGCGGCAATATGGCGAGGCGAAAGTGCCGCTGATGTTCTGGAAAGTGGTATTGCGTATTGGCAGCGAAGGCGAGCCACAGGCTACGGCGCTGCTGGTTAGCCAGGCGAACCTGCTGGACGAGCCACGACGGGCCATCGCCCCCGCGCAGCAGGATAGTGTGCCGCGGGTAGATGAATTTCGCATTACGGTCAGCGGGCTGGAAAGCCTGACCGGGCTGGATTTTTCCGCCTTTCGCGCCTGGGATAGCTGGCAGCCGTCGCCAGGCGTGCGCGCCGATCCGCTTCCGGCGGCGCTGATTATGTCATGGCGCGATCTACTGTAA
- a CDS encoding fimbrial biogenesis chaperone: protein MSANNGGMGIVKVDNPTDHDYLIQSWVSGDHDGVQEELFVQPPLVKIKAHHKVALHIEAIDAAIAAQKKEKLFQLNVKEIPKVEKKSGSQLLLVMLTKVKILYRPTALSPEIGNEYKKITWKKSPGALQVTNPTPYYVTFSEVWEGHNETHPLDVDMIAPRSTIFIKGYHGSHDIHYRIINDYGDISETVHVTL from the coding sequence ATGAGCGCCAATAACGGCGGCATGGGCATAGTAAAAGTAGATAATCCTACCGACCATGATTACCTTATTCAGAGCTGGGTAAGCGGTGATCATGATGGCGTACAGGAAGAACTTTTTGTACAGCCACCGTTGGTAAAAATCAAAGCACATCATAAAGTCGCATTGCATATAGAAGCCATCGACGCTGCTATTGCCGCTCAAAAAAAGGAAAAACTTTTCCAACTTAATGTTAAAGAGATTCCAAAGGTAGAAAAGAAAAGCGGTTCTCAGCTGCTGTTGGTCATGCTGACTAAAGTAAAAATATTATACCGCCCAACAGCACTGTCCCCTGAGATAGGTAATGAATATAAAAAAATAACGTGGAAAAAATCGCCAGGCGCTCTCCAGGTGACTAACCCAACGCCTTATTACGTGACCTTTAGCGAAGTATGGGAAGGCCACAATGAAACGCATCCGCTGGATGTCGACATGATCGCCCCCCGGTCAACAATATTCATAAAAGGCTATCATGGCTCGCACGATATTCATTACCGCATTATTAATGATTACGGTGATATCAGTGAGACTGTGCATGTCACATTATGA
- a CDS encoding fimbrial protein, translated as MKKLSAISLSLLIAASSAAFAQGEGSVVHFNGHVTEPTCAIIPDNQNITLDTVGASAFDGVAVGESIESGARDFQIHVNCQAANLGNHVKLIMQASADTNQRQALKNLSSDSSGVGLEVFYNNEVLQPNSELDGTKITNLNKGDDNIAMKVRYARLGEDVTGGDVSADVTFVTEYR; from the coding sequence ATGAAGAAATTAAGCGCGATTTCTCTGAGTCTGTTAATAGCAGCCTCCTCAGCCGCCTTTGCACAAGGTGAAGGCAGCGTGGTGCATTTTAACGGTCATGTTACTGAACCAACCTGCGCTATTATTCCTGATAACCAAAATATTACGCTGGACACCGTAGGCGCCAGCGCCTTTGATGGCGTTGCCGTGGGTGAAAGTATTGAAAGCGGCGCCCGCGACTTTCAGATTCATGTTAATTGCCAGGCAGCTAATTTAGGCAATCATGTGAAACTTATCATGCAGGCGTCAGCTGATACTAATCAACGTCAGGCCCTGAAAAATCTTAGCAGTGATTCAAGCGGCGTGGGACTGGAAGTTTTTTATAATAATGAAGTGCTGCAACCTAATAGCGAACTGGATGGCACTAAAATTACTAACCTTAATAAGGGCGATGATAATATTGCGATGAAAGTCCGCTATGCGCGCCTGGGTGAAGACGTTACCGGCGGCGACGTCAGCGCTGATGTCACCTTCGTAACGGAATACCGTTAA